The Spirosoma sp. SC4-14 DNA window AGTAACTGGCTCATCGAAAGGAAAAGGTGGCTCGATGCATATTTTCGACAAATCGGTAAATTTCATCGGTGGTCATGGCATAGTAGGAGCCCAGATTCCAATGGGAGCCGGTATTGCATTTGCCGAGAAATATAACAAGACGGGCAATCTTTGCATTTGTTATATGGGCGATGGTGCAGTACGGCAAGGTGCTTTCCACGAAGCGTTTAATATGGCTATGTTGTGGAAATTGCCCGTAATCTTTGTTGTTGAAAACAATGGTTATGCTATGGGTACCTCAGTAGCCCGTACATCGAACGTTACAGACCTGTATACCCTGGCCGAAGCCTACGATATGCCAGCCGAACCCGTCGACGCAATGAGCGTTGAAGCAGTTCACGAAGCGGTTAGTCGTGCTGCCGAACGCGCCCGTGCCGATGAGGGCCCCACATTCCTCGAATTCCGTACTTATCGTTATCGTGGACACTCGATGTCCGACCCCCAGAAATACCGGTCTAAAGAAGAAGTCGAGAATTATAAAAAGCGCGACCCAATCGAAAACGTAAAAGCTCGCATTCTTGAGCTTGGCTATGCTACTGAAGACGAACTGGCTGCCATTGATCAGAAAATTAAGGGCATTGTTGACGAATCGGTGAAATTTGCCGAAGAGTCGCCTTATCCAGATCCTTCAGAAGCCTATCATGATGTTTACATGCAGGCCGACTACCCATTCCTGAAAGAATAGGTTTATTGGTC harbors:
- the pdhA gene encoding pyruvate dehydrogenase (acetyl-transferring) E1 component subunit alpha, with the translated sequence MASVKEKSERTTAKQNGKAPAAEKTQHPKERYMYWYESMQLQRKFEEKAGQLYGQQKIRGFCHLYIGQEAGSSGAYSALTKDDKWITAYRDHGIPLALGSDPKAIMAELFAKVTGSSKGKGGSMHIFDKSVNFIGGHGIVGAQIPMGAGIAFAEKYNKTGNLCICYMGDGAVRQGAFHEAFNMAMLWKLPVIFVVENNGYAMGTSVARTSNVTDLYTLAEAYDMPAEPVDAMSVEAVHEAVSRAAERARADEGPTFLEFRTYRYRGHSMSDPQKYRSKEEVENYKKRDPIENVKARILELGYATEDELAAIDQKIKGIVDESVKFAEESPYPDPSEAYHDVYMQADYPFLKE